Below is a genomic region from Verrucomicrobiota bacterium.
CCACGAGCATCCCCAACAGCATCCTGGGAAAATCCGTGGGGACCGCGGCAAAGTCGCCATTCCAAAAAGTGTCCATCAGGCAAAAGGGCGGACGGCTTCGCGAGTTGGGTTTCTGGAGGCAGCGCCCTCCCGCGAGAGAAACGCGGTTTCGTGCTCGGGCCGGGCATGTTCCCGGGTCACTCGCTCCTTGCCCAGGAGGGTGACCCCATCGACATACTTGGCCGCTCCGCATTGCATCAATCCGAAGACCCGGACCAGGTCGCGAAACCAATCCGGGAATCGATTCGTGAATTTCAGTTCCAGCACGACTTCATTTCCGAAAACCAGGACCGGCTTGATCATCGTCGTGGACAGATTGAACGTGGGCTCGGCTTCGCAGCGCACTTCGCGGTCCAAAGTGACCCGGACAGAATTATCGTGGGCGGGCAGCCAGGCCTCGCGCAAGTAGGCGATATGCGCCTTGGGAGTCGCCCGGAGGTCCAGCGTGTGCTGGCAGAAGCGTTGGATCGCCACCAAGGCTTTGGGGGACTTGGAGAGGAGATGTGCGGCGTCAGGAATGTGTCCGCGCAGAATCATCGCCACAGCGGATCGCTTCACCGCGCCTCGTTCCTTCGAAATGGTGTTGTTCGTTCGCTTTTTAATCTCGAAAAACACCGGCGCGTCTTCCGCGTCGGTATAGTA
It encodes:
- a CDS encoding polyphosphate polymerase domain-containing protein is translated as MAMEQDRLQKQRFELKYIIPEAKALAIREFVRCYLDLDEYGVGKPNFSYPVHSLYLDSDQLALYQTTINGDKNRFKLRLRYYTDAEDAPVFFEIKKRTNNTISKERGAVKRSAVAMILRGHIPDAAHLLSKSPKALVAIQRFCQHTLDLRATPKAHIAYLREAWLPAHDNSVRVTLDREVRCEAEPTFNLSTTMIKPVLVFGNEVVLELKFTNRFPDWFRDLVRVFGLMQCGAAKYVDGVTLLGKERVTREHARPEHETAFLSREGAASRNPTREAVRPFA